The region AAGTTTAGGTGCTGGGATTTGGGTACTTATTTTAGCTTTATTAGGTTATTTTATTGGTTCAAATCAAGAATTAATTGATGAGTATCTAAAGATAATTATAGTTTCAATTTTAATATTATTAGCAGTTTTTATTTTATTTTACATACGAATTAAAATGAAAAAAGACATAATAAGCAAAGCAGAATAAATAATGAAAAAATTAGCAATAGTTACTGGTTATTCTTCTGGAATTGGAAAAGAGATTTGTAAAACTTTAGAAGAGAATAATTACGAAATAATTAGATTAAAAAGTAGATTAGAAGATTCAAAAAGTTTAGAAAAAGAGATAAAAAGTCTTCTTAAAAATAAAGATATAAATCTTCTTATAAATTGTGCAGGACTTGGCATTTTTAAACCCCATGAAGAGATATCAGTTAATAAAATAAAAGAGTTGATTGATGTAAATCTAACTGCACCAATAATATTGTCTAATTTATGTCTAAGAAGTCTTAAAAAAACTAAAGGGCATATTATAAATATCTCTTCAATAGAAGCAGTTAGGCACTCTAAATTTTCGGCTTTATATACAGCTACAAAAGCAGGACTTAGAAACTTTTCATTAAGCTTATTTGAAGAGCTTAGAAAAAGTGATGTAAAAGTTACAAATATTAATCCAGATCTGACTAAAACAAACTTTTTTGATGAGTTTAATTTTGAACCATCTGATAATAAAAACTCTCATCTTCTACCTTCTCAAATTGCAAAAACAGTATTAGAGGTTATTAACTTTGATGGAGTTATTACAGAACTAACTGTAAGACCTCAAAGATTTGAAATAAAAAAGAAATAAGTTACAAAAAGAAAAAATTTATTTTTTTGTATAAAATATATTGTTTTTTGTAATCAAAAAATAACATATTTTAAGTACAATATAATTATATTCTAGAGTAAAAAAGTGAACTTATGAAAAAAATTATATTAGTAATACTTATGATTGTTTACGTACAAGCTGTTGAAATTCCTAAATTCAAAATTATGACAGAAAACTATCCTCCTTTAAATATGGAAGATAAAGATGGGAATCTTGCTGGAATAGGGGTAGAGGTTTTTGATGAATTACTTAAAAGAGTTGGTTCCTCTCAAACTAAACAAGATTTTGAATTAATGCCTTGGTCAAGAGCATATAACATAGTTCAAAAAAAGAAAAACAGCGTACTTTTCAGTACTTCAAGAACAAAAGAGAGGGAACCACTTTTTAAATGGGTTGGACCTTTTGGATATAATATCAATGGACTTATTGCACGAAAAGATTCTAATATAAAAATTAATTCACTAAAAGATTTAGAAAAATATCAAATAGGAACTGTACTAAACGATGTTGGGGAGCTTATGCTTCTAAACAAAGGAATTTCAAAAGAAAATCTTCAATCAGTTTCTGGAAAAAATGCAATTTTAAAATCAATTAGAAAACTAGATGCAAAAAGAATTGATATGTTTTCTTATTCTATTGATGTAGCAAAATGGGCTATGAAAGCAAATAATATATCATTTTATGATTATGAAGTTGTATATGTATTACAAAAATTGGGACACTATTTCACTTTTCATAAAGATACATCTGATGAAGTAGTTGCTGCGTTTCAAAATGCATTAAATGAGATGCATAAAGATGGAACATTAGAAAAAATAGTAAAAAAATACTAATATGAAATTAGCTTATAGAATAATTATCCCATTAGTTCTTATAGTTACAATACTATTTACTGCACTTTTATATTTTTTCATTAGCAGTGAAAAAACTATTATGAAAGAAGCTCAAGTAAGAAACTCACAAAAAATTATTGAGCAGTTTGAAAATGATAAAGAGAATAGACTTGAAGAGGAAAAAAACAATTTAAATTTTATAGCTAAAACTATCTCAAGGGTTAGTTCTAAATATGTATATGATTATGATATTGAATCAATAGGACAAACTCTTAAAAACTTTTTAGAGGTTTCAAATATAAAAGCTATTGAAATATTTGAAAAAGATTCAAATAGTGTTTTTTATGCTTTATATAAAAATGGAAAAGATTTAGAAACAGATATTAAAAAAGCAAATTTCAATAAAAGCGATTTTAAAACTATAAAACAAAAGATATTTTGGGAAGCAGATAATCTTGATTTGGGTTTTGTTGAGGTTTATTATGATGATAGTGTAATTATTAATAAGTTTAAAAAATCTAAAGAAAATCTTTTTGAAAAACTTGAAGAGAGTAATAAAAAACAAGAAGATGATACAAACAAAGCTATATATAATCAAGTATTTATTTTAGTTGTTATAGCACTTATTTTGTTTATGATGATTTTATATCTTACTTATAAAAGGGTTCTAAATCCACTAAAAACACTTAATACAGGGCTAAATGATTTCTTTTTATTTTTACAAAATAAAAATGACCATGCAAATAAAATTGAAATAAATACCAATGATGAATTTGGAACAATGGCAAAAAGTTTAAATGAAAATATAAGTGTGAGTGCCAAATTACATGAAGAGATATATGAATTAAATACAAATTTAGAAGAAAGAATAAATGAAAGAACACAAAAAATATCTTCTTTACTTGATAATGCTGACCAAGGTTTCCTTTCATTTTCAAATGATTTAATAATAGATTCTGAATACTCAAATGAGTGTAGAAAAATATTTAAAAAAGAGATAGCAGGAATCTCTATTGGGGAATTGTTATATGAAGATAATAAAGATAAAAAAGAGTTTTTTGAAGAAACATTAAGTTCCCTATTTGGTGAAACAAATGAGCTTAAAATAAAAAATATTATCTCTTTACTTCAAGAAGAGTTTAGAATAAATAGAAAAGCAATACATGTAAAATATAAACTTATTGAAAAACAAAGATTTATGTTGATATTTACTGATATTACTGCTAAAAAACTTTTAGAGAAAAAGATAAAAAAAGAGAGAGACACTCTTAAAATGATTGTATCAGTTATAACTGACAGTGATGAGTTCTTTGAACTAATAGATGAGTTTAGAACTTTTAGTTCAAGTAAACTTTCAACAGTGGACAAAACTAAAACTTCATTGCATAATACAACTGTATTATATCGTACAATTCATACCTTCAAAGGTTTGTTCTCTCAAAAAGAGATGAAGTTTTTAGTAAAAAAACTGCATGAATTTGAAACAGTATTATCTAAACTTTTAAAAGAACAAAATACAACAAATGAAAATTTAATAGAGTTATTAAAGCAGATTGATTTTGATGAATATTTAAATAAAGAGATTGACACTATAAAATCTATTTTAGGTGATGAACTATTTAATAAGCGTGGAAAAATAGTTGTAAAAGAGGAAACTCTTAGTAAAATAGAAGAAGAGATTTGTGAAATTTCTCAAAAAAGTGGTTTATTTAAAGAGTATGAACATGTAATTGATGATATTAAAAGTTTAAGAGATAGACCTATATATACAATGTTTAATTCATACACAAAGTTAGTTGACCAATTAAGTTTACAGTTAAAAAAACATATCTATCCTTTAGATATTATTGTAAATAAAGAGTTATTGGTTAAAGATGAAGTTAAACCTTTTATAAAATCTTTAGTGCATGTATTTAGAAATTGTGTTGACCATGGAATAGAAACTATGGAAGAAAGATTTGAAAAAGATAAAGATGAGATAGGTACTATAAGTTGTACTATTTCTGAAGATGAAAACTCTTTACACATAATCATAGCTGATGATGGTAAAGGGATTGATATAGATAAAGTAAAATCTAAAGCTGAAACTCTTGGAATTGACATATCAAATATGTCTAAAGATGAAATTTTAGAATTGATTTTTGAAGATAAGTTTTCTACTGCTGAAAAAATAAGTACAGTTTCAGGTCGTGGTGTTGGTATGTCTGTTGTAAAAGATGAGTTATTAAAACTTAATGGAACAATAAATATTACTACACAAAAAGAGGTTGGAACTACATTTGAGTTTATTATTCCAAGATAAAAGGAGCATCAATGATTTTGGATTCATTAATTTTACAGGCTAAGTTGTTTTTTGAAGAGGATATGGAAATTTCTATCTTAAATAGTAATGATATTGAGATAACAAGTCCTGAGAAATTGATTTTAAAAAATAAAACCTCAATGATTGGTACTGGTGGAAAACTAAACACTATGATTGTGATTAGTTTTGATAATCAAATCTTATCTAAACTTGTTGAACTTTTTATGGAAGGTGAAGAGGTTGATGAGGAAGAGAAAGAAGAGGTTGAAGATAGTGTGGCTGGAGAGGTTTTAAATACAATTTTAGGCTTAGCTTTACCAACATTTCCAAATAGAGGAAAAGGTATAACTATAACTCCACCAATCTCAGTAAATGATGCAAGTAGTATATATAAACATAAAGATTCAAAAATTATAAGTGCAATAGTTAAAACAGAGTTTGGAGAGCTTGTATTTAGTGCTGTTGGCTCAAAAGATGAAATTAAATAAGGTGAAAAGATGTTAAAAGTTTTAATTGTAGATGATTCATTAATTATTAGAAAAAAAATTACAAAAAGTATTGAAAAATTAGGTCATGAAGTTGTTTTTGCAGCACAAAATGGAAAAGAAGCTATAGAAGCATATAGTGCAAAGAAACCAGATTTAGTAACTATGGATATCACAATGCCAGATATGGATGGGATTACTGCTGTAAAACATATCATAAAAGATAATCCAGATGCAAAAATTATAATGGTTACATCTCACGGACAAGAAGATATGGTAATTAAATCTATTCAAGCAGGGGCTGTTGGATATATGTTAAAACCAATTACTGAAGATAAATTATCTCAAAGTATTGCAGAAGTGTTTCCTGAATATTCAAAAGATGATGAAACAGAAGATTTATATTTGTTAGATGATGATGAATTTTAGGAGTTCTTATGCAAGAGAATAGATTATTTGAAGCTCTATTAGATGTAATTCCCTTTGCTGCATATGCAGTTGATGTAGAAACTTATGAAGTTGTATATGCAAATAAAATGATGAGTGAAAGTCTATTTGCTCCAAGAGAGGAGTTTTGTTGGAAAAAAGTATTTGGGCAAGAAGAGATTTGTTCTTGGTGCAAAGTTCCTGATTTAAAACAAAGAAGTAGACAATATAAAAATGAGAAATTAATAAGTAGTTTTTTTGATGAAGCTACAGATAAATGGTTTCAGGCTTTTGATGAGCTTATTAGTTGGCCAGATGGAAGAACAGTAAAATATACTATTTTAGTAGATATTTCTGAACAAAAAGAGATACAAGCTTCGATGATTAAAACCCATGCAAAACTAGCTATTCAATCAAAAAAACTACAACAAGCAAATAAAAAATTAAAATATCTATCAGAAAAAGACTATTTAACAGGGATAGACAATAGACGAAGCTATTTTAAAAAAGGTATAGAATTATTTGAAGCTTCCCTTGATGAACCTTATGATTTATATGTTGCTATGTTAGATTTAGATAGATTCAAAAGTATAAATGATACATATGGACACAATATTGGTGATGAGGTTTTAAAAGAGTTTACACAAACTATTGAACTTTTATTAGATGAAAATGATATTTTTGGTAGATTAGGTGGAGAAGAGTTTAGTATAATTTTAGTTAGCGATAATCAAGATGATGTTATTGCAAAACTAGAAACAATAAAAAATAAAATAAAAGCTATAGATTTAAAAGTAGATGATAAATCTGTTAATGTAAGTGTTAGTATAGGTTTTGATAAAAAAATAGCTACAGATAAATCTTTAGATATTTTATTAGAAAGAGCAGATAAGTATTTATATGAAGCAAAAAATGAAGGAAGAGATAAACTTAAGTTTAGAGTGTAGATTATGAGAGAGTATTTATTAAATAATTGGAATAAAATATTATTAGTATTTTTTTCTTTTATCGCACTTTTTATTGCACTAAGTTTTACTATTGATGAAACTGCAAAAACAATGGTTGATGAGTCTTTCAAGCAAGCAGTAGTTGTTTTTGGTAGTGCAAAAGCTTTAAACGCTGTAATCTCCTTGGCTCAAGGCACTGAACTAAATTTACCTTTTGTAGTTGTAGCAATTGGCGAAGTTTTAGATCCCATAAATGATTTAGTTGAGCAGTTTGCTCTTGTTATGTTAGCTAGTTTAACCTCTCTTGGTATTCAAAAAATATTATTGGGTTTTGTTACCAATGAGATTTATAATGTAACTCTTTTTATTTTTGTTCTTACTTTTAATATTTGGTTATTTAAACGCTTTAAAAAAGATGAAGGATTAAGAACTCTTTT is a window of Halarcobacter sp. DNA encoding:
- a CDS encoding SDR family NAD(P)-dependent oxidoreductase; its protein translation is MKKLAIVTGYSSGIGKEICKTLEENNYEIIRLKSRLEDSKSLEKEIKSLLKNKDINLLINCAGLGIFKPHEEISVNKIKELIDVNLTAPIILSNLCLRSLKKTKGHIINISSIEAVRHSKFSALYTATKAGLRNFSLSLFEELRKSDVKVTNINPDLTKTNFFDEFNFEPSDNKNSHLLPSQIAKTVLEVINFDGVITELTVRPQRFEIKKK
- a CDS encoding ABC transporter substrate-binding protein, giving the protein MKKIILVILMIVYVQAVEIPKFKIMTENYPPLNMEDKDGNLAGIGVEVFDELLKRVGSSQTKQDFELMPWSRAYNIVQKKKNSVLFSTSRTKEREPLFKWVGPFGYNINGLIARKDSNIKINSLKDLEKYQIGTVLNDVGELMLLNKGISKENLQSVSGKNAILKSIRKLDAKRIDMFSYSIDVAKWAMKANNISFYDYEVVYVLQKLGHYFTFHKDTSDEVVAAFQNALNEMHKDGTLEKIVKKY
- a CDS encoding ATP-binding protein, whose product is MKLAYRIIIPLVLIVTILFTALLYFFISSEKTIMKEAQVRNSQKIIEQFENDKENRLEEEKNNLNFIAKTISRVSSKYVYDYDIESIGQTLKNFLEVSNIKAIEIFEKDSNSVFYALYKNGKDLETDIKKANFNKSDFKTIKQKIFWEADNLDLGFVEVYYDDSVIINKFKKSKENLFEKLEESNKKQEDDTNKAIYNQVFILVVIALILFMMILYLTYKRVLNPLKTLNTGLNDFFLFLQNKNDHANKIEINTNDEFGTMAKSLNENISVSAKLHEEIYELNTNLEERINERTQKISSLLDNADQGFLSFSNDLIIDSEYSNECRKIFKKEIAGISIGELLYEDNKDKKEFFEETLSSLFGETNELKIKNIISLLQEEFRINRKAIHVKYKLIEKQRFMLIFTDITAKKLLEKKIKKERDTLKMIVSVITDSDEFFELIDEFRTFSSSKLSTVDKTKTSLHNTTVLYRTIHTFKGLFSQKEMKFLVKKLHEFETVLSKLLKEQNTTNENLIELLKQIDFDEYLNKEIDTIKSILGDELFNKRGKIVVKEETLSKIEEEICEISQKSGLFKEYEHVIDDIKSLRDRPIYTMFNSYTKLVDQLSLQLKKHIYPLDIIVNKELLVKDEVKPFIKSLVHVFRNCVDHGIETMEERFEKDKDEIGTISCTISEDENSLHIIIADDGKGIDIDKVKSKAETLGIDISNMSKDEILELIFEDKFSTAEKISTVSGRGVGMSVVKDELLKLNGTINITTQKEVGTTFEFIIPR
- a CDS encoding chemotaxis protein CheX, whose amino-acid sequence is MILDSLILQAKLFFEEDMEISILNSNDIEITSPEKLILKNKTSMIGTGGKLNTMIVISFDNQILSKLVELFMEGEEVDEEEKEEVEDSVAGEVLNTILGLALPTFPNRGKGITITPPISVNDASSIYKHKDSKIISAIVKTEFGELVFSAVGSKDEIK
- a CDS encoding GGDEF domain-containing protein, which encodes MQENRLFEALLDVIPFAAYAVDVETYEVVYANKMMSESLFAPREEFCWKKVFGQEEICSWCKVPDLKQRSRQYKNEKLISSFFDEATDKWFQAFDELISWPDGRTVKYTILVDISEQKEIQASMIKTHAKLAIQSKKLQQANKKLKYLSEKDYLTGIDNRRSYFKKGIELFEASLDEPYDLYVAMLDLDRFKSINDTYGHNIGDEVLKEFTQTIELLLDENDIFGRLGGEEFSIILVSDNQDDVIAKLETIKNKIKAIDLKVDDKSVNVSVSIGFDKKIATDKSLDILLERADKYLYEAKNEGRDKLKFRV
- a CDS encoding response regulator, which gives rise to MLKVLIVDDSLIIRKKITKSIEKLGHEVVFAAQNGKEAIEAYSAKKPDLVTMDITMPDMDGITAVKHIIKDNPDAKIIMVTSHGQEDMVIKSIQAGAVGYMLKPITEDKLSQSIAEVFPEYSKDDETEDLYLLDDDEF